Proteins encoded by one window of Lepeophtheirus salmonis chromosome 10, UVic_Lsal_1.4, whole genome shotgun sequence:
- the LOC121125522 gene encoding SET domain-containing protein SmydA-8-like produces MTVKNLCFLCQEICNRQCSYCEIYFCVDNNFESHRNDGHCLPYTICVSPKSGRHFEATRDISAGETILVDEDSVVGPATKTEPLCLECFKSLDKVSKKSLCKCGFYLCLECINLNGGYHEFWMLRKDNPVIWNRLNLLSSGETKDLEKTKFVEDLVKVMQVKLEAKDIIYQDVHQMMGIKRTNASNLSSIGLDGANALYPTYTLMNSHCYCNSRSTIDPKTFQMRLKANRDIKSREEISTRYVTVLEGQPRRRNLIWSGWKFICECKS; encoded by the exons ATGACAGTTAAAAACTTGTGTTTTCTTTGTCAGGAAATATGTAATCGTCAATGTAGTtattgtgaaatatatttttgtgtagacAATAATTTTGAATCCCATCGGAATGATGGACATTGTTTACCATATACCATCTGTGTTAGCCCTAAATCAGGACGGCATTTTGAAGCAACAAGGGATATATCTGCAGGGGAAACAATTTTGGTTGATGAGGATTCTGTTGTTGGCCCAGCAACAAAAACTGAGCCTCTATGTTTGGAATGTTTCAAATCCCTGGATAAAGTTTCGAAAAAATCCTTATGTAAATGTGGATTTTATTTATGCTTAGAATGCATCAATTTAAATGGAGGATATCATGA GTTCTGGATGCTTCGAAAGGATAATCCTGTGATATGGAATAGACTCAATTTACTGAGCAGTGGTGAAACTAAGGATTTGGAGAAAACTAAATTTGTGGAAGATCTGGTCAAAGTCATGCAGGTCAAATTAGAGGCcaaggatataatttatcaagACGTACATCAGATGATGGGTATAAAAAGAACTAACGCTAGTAATCTTTCTTCCATAGGGTTGGATGGAGCAAATGCTCTATATCCTACTTACACTCTAATGAACAGCCATTGCTATTGTAATTCACGATCCACCATTGAtccaaaaacatttcaaatgaGACTGAAAGCAAATAGAGATATCAAGTCTAGAGAAGAAATCTCTACACGCTATGTGACAGTTCTTGAAGGTCAACCCCGACGAAGGAATTTGATTTGGAGTGGATGGAAGTTTATTTGTGAGTGTAAAAGTTGA